A genomic window from Megalobrama amblycephala isolate DHTTF-2021 linkage group LG2, ASM1881202v1, whole genome shotgun sequence includes:
- the LOC125263340 gene encoding uncharacterized protein LOC125263340, whose product MKDDDVIQWRFENTLIAEINVTADRFTVYDDVLDGRFRDRLKLDDQTGSLTITNTRTEHEGDYELQINSVRKRFFLTVFDTVKISVKEGDSVTLNSDLTEIKDDDEIQWFKNTVIAEINKRKNSFTVYDDVLDERFRNRLKLDKQTGSLTITNTRTKHTGEYELKINRVRKRFFLIVIDEVKEVSVKEGDSVTLNSDLIDGGNLWFFTNTLIALTSKRFNSFTVYDDVLDGRFRDRLEMDNQTGCLIITNITTEHDGVYDLVIFSPALLSSETFRVSVYNSVHCCGPTEAVIRLVLSALVGVATVIILVYDIRSRRAERDQEQIHTSGN is encoded by the exons atgaaggatgatgatgtgattcagtggaggtttgaaaacactttaatagctgaaatcaatgtaacggccgacagattcactgtatatgatgatgttcttgatgggagattcagagacagactgaagctggacgatcaaactggatctctgaccatcacaaacaccagaactGAACATGAAGGAGATTATGAACTACAGATCaacagtgtgagaaagagattcTTTCTCACTGTCTTTG acACAGTTAAAATatcagtgaaggagggagattcagtcactctaaactctgatcttactgaaataaagGATGATGATGAGATTCAGTGGTTTAAAAACACtgtaatagctgaaatcaataaacGGAAGAACAgcttcactgtatatgatgatgttcttgatgagagattcagaaacagactgaaactggacaaacaaactggatctctgaccatcacaaacaccagaaccaAACATACTGGAGAATATGAACTAAAGATCaacagagtgagaaaaaggttTTTTCTCATTGTCATTG ATGAAGTGAAGGAAGTgtcagtgaaggagggagattcagtcactctaaactctgatcttaTAGATGGTGGGAATTTGTGGTTTTTTACAAACACTTTAATAGCTCTCACCAGTAAACGGTTCAACAgcttcactgtatatgatgatgttcttgatgggagattcagagacaggcTGGAgatggacaatcaaactggatgtCTAatcatcacaaacatcacaactgaacatgaTGGAGTTTATGACCTAGTGATATTTTCACCAGCATTATTATCATCTGAAACATTCAGAGTTTCTGTCTATA actctgtccactgttgtggtcctactgaagctgtgatccgattggtcctctctgctctggtgggcgtggctactgtcattattctggtttatgacatcagatCCAGAAGAGCTGAACGAGATCAAGAACAGATTCACACATCAGGAAACTAA
- the LOC125263341 gene encoding uncharacterized protein LOC125263341, whose translation MKDDDVIQWRFENTLIAEINVTADRFTVYDDVLDGRFRDRLKLDNQTGSLTITNTRTEHEGRYELEINSVRNSFNLIVFAVISVNKGDSVTLNSDLTEMTDDDQIYWMFGNGNHFASIADINKQYDIFSVHNDYRFRNRLKLDNQTGSLTITNIRTKNAGVYELQINRVTERFILTIFDEVKEVSVKEGDSVTLNSDLIDRENLWRFKNTLIALTSKRFNSFTVYDDVLDGRFRDRLKLDNQTGSLTITNITTEHDGDYELVMYSSEFSSETFRVSVYNSVHCCGPTEAVIRLVLSALVGVATVIILVYDIRSSRAERDQEQIHTSGN comes from the exons atgaaggatgatgatgtgattcagtggaggtttgaaaacactttaatagctgaaatcaatgtaacggccgacagattcactgtatatgatgatgttcttgatgggagattcagagacagactgaagctggacaatcaaactggatctctgaccatcacaaacaccagaactGAACATGAAGGACGTTATGAACTAGAGATCAACAGTGTGAGAAATAGTTTCAATCTCATTGTCTTTG CTGTAATATCAGTGAATAaaggagattcagtcactctaaactctgatcttactgagATGACGGATGATGATCAGATTTACTGGATGTTTGGAAATGGAAATCATTTCGCTTCAATAGCTGATATCAATAAACAGTACGACATATTCAGTGTACATAATGATTATAGATTCAGAAACAGACTGAAgttggacaatcaaactggatctctgaccatcacaaacatcagaaCTAAAAATGCTGGAGTTTATGaactacagatcaacagagtgaCCGAGAGGTTTATTCTCACTATCTTTG ATGAAGTGAAGGAAGTgtcagtgaaggagggagattcagtcactctaaactctgatcttaTAGATCGTGAGAATTTGTGGAGgtttaaaaacactttaatagctCTCACCAGTAAACGGTTCAACAgcttcactgtatatgatgatgttcttgatgggagattcagagacagactgaagctggacaatcaaactggatctctgaccatcacaaacatcacaactgaacatgaTGGAGATTATGAACTAGTGATGTATTCATCAGAATTCTCATCTGAAACATTCAGAGTTTCTGTCTATA actctgtccactgttgtggtcctactgaagctgtgatccgattggtcctctctgctctggtgggcgtggctactgtcattattctggtttatgacatcagatCCAGCAGAGCTGAACGAGATCAAGAACAGATTCACACATCAGGAAACTAA